From Candidatus Hydrogenedentota bacterium:
GAAGAATTTCCCGAAAAACTGGATATTGTTTTTTCTCCTTTTGTAAATACCTTCAGAGGAGAGACTTCTATCCAATTAACGATAAAAGATATGTGTGCCGCCCGATAAAATTAAAAAGGCGTATAAAATTTGCGTAACAAGCCTATGAACAGGTAAGGTATTGGCGTATACGACCGGGTAACATTCCCTATTTCTCACAATGACAGATACTCTCTTTGATCTATGACACAATCCACCCCAAAAGGAACCGCACATGAAATCAGTACACCTTCTTGTTGCTTTGACAGCATTAACCTTCCTCCTTCCCGCTGTGCTTACGACAGCAGCCTTTGCGGAGGAGAGCAAAGCCGTGTTGGACACGGAGACCGCTAAAGAAAGCTATCTTGTGGGCTTGCAATTGGGCGACTCCATCAAAAGTCTTAACATCGAAATCGATACCGCCGCTTTGAGCGCCGCTATCGAAGACGTGATTGCGGAACGTACGCCCGCGCTGTCGGAAGAAGAATTGCTTGCAACGATGCAATCTCTTCAGGGAAAAATGCAAAAACAACAAGAAAGGATGCAGGAAGAAATGCAGACTCAATCGGCAGAGAATTTAAAAAAGGCGGAAGCATTTCTTGAAACCAATGCGAAAGAAGCCAATGTTGTAAAGACCGATAGCGGTTTACAATATATTGTAGTGAAAGAAGGAACAGGAGAGACGCCGTCAGCTTCGGCGACGGTACGCGTCCATTACGCCGGCACTTTGTTGGACGGCACAGAGTTTGACAGTTCGTACAAACGGGGCGCGCCCGCCGAGTTTCCGGTAAAAGGCGTTATTGAAGGCTGGCAAGAAGCATTGCAGCTGATGAAAGTCGGCGCTCAGTATAAACTCTTTGTTCCGCCTGATCTCGCCTATGGCGCCCAGCCTCGCCCGGGGATTCCCGGCAATTCTCTGCTCGTATTTGAGGTGGAACTTCTTGAAATTCTGCCTGAGCAGCAAAGCTTAAATCAGAGCACGATTATTCAATAATCTTTTCGTGCAGCGCTATATAATTCGGCGTAAGCCTCTTCACAATTTCCTAATGGAGACCCATGTTCATGGTTGAAATTCGCGCCTTTCAAGGCTATGTCTTTGATGCCGAAAGAACAGGATCCCTTGATAATGTTCTGACGCCTCCCTACGACGTAATCAATAAGGATGAAAGGGCGCAACTGGCAGCGTCAAGCCCTTACAATATGACCCATCTCATGCTGCCTACAGGTACGGATACGCTGTCGCCTTATGCGCAGGCCGCTGCCGTTCTGACGGAATGGAGGCAGGATGGCGCGTTGAAGCAAGACGAAGACGCCCACATCTACGTGTTGCGCCAGCGTTTTAAAGGGCTTGATGGCGCGTATTTTGAACGCCGTGGATTTTTCGCGCTGTTACGGCTGCCTGAACAGGATGAGAAGTTTGTTTTGGGTCATGAATATACCTTCGATCGCCCCGTTGAAGATCGTCTGGCACTCATGAGCGCGGTGCAAGGAAATGTGGAACCTATCTTTTTGATGTATACGGACACCGGCCTTCGCGTGACAGATCAACTCTTTGATGCGCTGCCGCCGTCGCCGGCCTTTACCGCGAACACGTCAGATGGCTCATCCCATGAAGTCTGGCGTGCTCCCTGTTCCGATGCCCTGAAAGCGCATCTTAGAGACCAAGTGCTTTATATCGCCGATGGACATCATCGCTTTCGGACTGCGTGCCTGTATCGGGATGCGTGTCGTGCAGAAGGGAAAGAAGCGGGGTCTCAAGACTTTGTTCTTGCCGGTTTTGTACCTTTCGAAGATAAGGGACTCAAAATATATGCTGCACATCGGATAGTTCCTGCATCTTTTAGCTTGTCCTTTGAAGAACTCGTTTCCCGCTTAGAGCCGTGGTTTGATATTACGGAAGGATCTTTGGCTGAGGTCGAAGACCAGCTTTCAGACAGCTCCGCTGCCGGCTGTACCTTGGCCGTATATGCCCGGGAACAGGGCGCTCGGTTATTGACGTTGAAAGAAGAGAAGCGTCAGGCTTTGCTAAACTCCGATAGACACCCGGCGTGGTGCAATCTGGATGTAGCTGTCCTGCATAAAGGCGTGTTGGATCGCCTTTTAGAGCTTCCTGCGTCGACAACACTTTTCTACGAACAAGATATGCATACGGCCACGGCACTGGTGGATGAGGGCAAAGGGAGTTTTGCTTTTCTAATGCGTTCAACACGGCCTGAGCAGGTACGCGCTTGCGCCGAAGCTCATGAACCTATGCCCCAGAAATCAACCTATTTCTTTCCTAAACTGCCTTCAGGCGCAGTAATGCACCTTTTCAGCTAAAGTGTGGTGAGCCGCGGATTTTCACCCCGCTTTTATTAAAGTAGTTTCTTCCTGAAAAGGAGGATGATTTCATGAATGATTGCGTTGAGAGAAGGAATATCGATAAGAACGCGGGTTTATCATGGCGCGGAAAGGTCGTATTCGCTTTGATCTTTCTGCTGGCTGTTGCCCTTCGTGTCATCAATATCACTGAAGAAAGCGTATGGTGGGACGAATTTGCTACCGTCGCCTTTTTAAAAGCGCCTGTGGAATATGAATCTTCTCCTTATTTTGAGCGCTGGAACCAAGAAGT
This genomic window contains:
- a CDS encoding FKBP-type peptidyl-prolyl cis-trans isomerase is translated as MKSVHLLVALTALTFLLPAVLTTAAFAEESKAVLDTETAKESYLVGLQLGDSIKSLNIEIDTAALSAAIEDVIAERTPALSEEELLATMQSLQGKMQKQQERMQEEMQTQSAENLKKAEAFLETNAKEANVVKTDSGLQYIVVKEGTGETPSASATVRVHYAGTLLDGTEFDSSYKRGAPAEFPVKGVIEGWQEALQLMKVGAQYKLFVPPDLAYGAQPRPGIPGNSLLVFEVELLEILPEQQSLNQSTIIQ
- a CDS encoding DUF1015 domain-containing protein, which gives rise to MVEIRAFQGYVFDAERTGSLDNVLTPPYDVINKDERAQLAASSPYNMTHLMLPTGTDTLSPYAQAAAVLTEWRQDGALKQDEDAHIYVLRQRFKGLDGAYFERRGFFALLRLPEQDEKFVLGHEYTFDRPVEDRLALMSAVQGNVEPIFLMYTDTGLRVTDQLFDALPPSPAFTANTSDGSSHEVWRAPCSDALKAHLRDQVLYIADGHHRFRTACLYRDACRAEGKEAGSQDFVLAGFVPFEDKGLKIYAAHRIVPASFSLSFEELVSRLEPWFDITEGSLAEVEDQLSDSSAAGCTLAVYAREQGARLLTLKEEKRQALLNSDRHPAWCNLDVAVLHKGVLDRLLELPASTTLFYEQDMHTATALVDEGKGSFAFLMRSTRPEQVRACAEAHEPMPQKSTYFFPKLPSGAVMHLFS